The Rubidibacter lacunae KORDI 51-2 genome contains a region encoding:
- a CDS encoding NCS2 family permease: MERDPTVPEPTPSEPNAPDPIPNSPPPGLPAESRLAAFFQLRAKGTTVRTELLAGATTFVTMAYILAVNPAILSNAIFLDQPQDLFGELAIATAVAAAIATAAMGLSANYPFALAPGMGLNAFFAFSVVLGLGIDWRVALAAVFLEGVLFIVLTLTDVRRQIVRAIPSCLKHATAAGIGLFIAYIALTGNPEQGGAGLIVPSAATTTTLGDLSNPATLVAIAGILIAASFLARRVHGALLWGILATAALGWILQVAPPPRAILALPTWPADLLGQAFAGLGSLGTVPLWDFLAVMFVFLFVDLFDTVGTLAGIGTQAGYIDERGELPNVNQALMADAIGTTVGAVLGTSTVTSYIESASGIAVGGRTGLTALTVAGLFLLSIFFIPLIAAIPAFATAPALVIVGVLMMGNVRAIRWDDPAEAVPSFLTLVLIPLSFSIAEGLAMGFITYPLIKAFQGKGREIPIAIWMLAVVFALRFIVKAFGIGE; the protein is encoded by the coding sequence ATGGAACGCGACCCAACCGTACCCGAGCCCACCCCATCCGAGCCGAACGCACCCGACCCAATACCCAACTCGCCGCCACCCGGATTGCCAGCCGAGTCGAGACTGGCTGCCTTCTTCCAACTGCGCGCTAAGGGCACGACCGTCCGCACCGAACTGCTTGCCGGGGCAACCACCTTCGTGACAATGGCGTATATCTTGGCGGTCAATCCGGCAATTCTCTCCAACGCGATCTTTCTCGACCAGCCGCAGGATCTCTTTGGCGAGTTGGCGATCGCAACGGCGGTTGCGGCTGCGATCGCTACAGCAGCGATGGGTCTATCAGCAAATTATCCGTTTGCGCTCGCGCCGGGAATGGGATTGAATGCCTTCTTTGCATTTTCGGTGGTATTGGGGTTGGGTATCGACTGGCGCGTGGCGCTGGCAGCGGTGTTTCTGGAAGGTGTTCTCTTCATTGTCCTAACCTTGACCGACGTGCGCCGGCAGATCGTGCGCGCGATTCCCAGCTGCCTCAAGCACGCAACGGCTGCCGGCATCGGGCTTTTTATTGCCTACATCGCGCTAACAGGCAATCCAGAGCAGGGGGGAGCTGGGTTAATCGTGCCAAGCGCAGCGACCACAACGACGCTTGGCGACTTGAGCAACCCAGCAACCCTAGTAGCGATCGCGGGAATTTTAATCGCGGCGTCTTTTCTGGCACGGCGCGTGCACGGGGCGCTCTTGTGGGGGATCTTGGCGACAGCCGCTTTGGGCTGGATCTTGCAAGTGGCTCCGCCGCCCCGCGCGATCCTAGCGCTACCCACCTGGCCGGCAGACTTGCTCGGGCAAGCGTTTGCCGGGTTGGGGTCGCTAGGTACTGTGCCGCTGTGGGATTTTCTGGCAGTAATGTTCGTGTTTCTGTTCGTGGACCTGTTCGATACGGTCGGAACGCTGGCGGGCATCGGCACGCAAGCAGGATACATCGACGAGCGGGGAGAACTGCCCAACGTCAATCAGGCACTGATGGCAGACGCGATCGGGACGACGGTTGGCGCAGTGTTGGGTACCTCGACAGTAACGTCGTACATCGAATCGGCGTCGGGCATTGCCGTGGGCGGCCGGACGGGACTGACGGCCTTGACGGTGGCGGGGTTATTCCTGTTGTCGATCTTTTTTATCCCGCTGATCGCAGCGATTCCAGCGTTTGCCACGGCGCCAGCGTTAGTCATCGTCGGCGTGCTGATGATGGGCAACGTTCGCGCGATTCGCTGGGACGACCCGGCAGAGGCGGTGCCGTCGTTTCTGACCTTGGTGTTGATACCGCTGAGTTTTAGCATTGCTGAGGGGCTGGCAATGGGTTTCATCACCTACCCCCTAATTAAGGCATTTCAGGGTAAGGGTCGAGAAATTCCAATTGCCATCTGGATGCTTGCCGTCGTGTTCGCATTGCGGTTTATCGTAAAAGCGTTTGGCATCGGCGAATAG
- a CDS encoding DUF2062 domain-containing protein, protein MPMLEGIEPIFAPAMQRSQPTPSRVPRSWRVRWHRRLRYLYLRVIRLQSSTPAIARGMAIGVFAGWFPFFGLQTILSVVLAALVRGNKLVAAAATWVSNPLTYVPIYAFNFQVGCWLLGWNGRSLAEVNWRSWSEMSAMGSAFVTRILSGSFVAGVFAAIAAYLLSLWLIPRVRASVGSVRNRV, encoded by the coding sequence ATGCCTATGCTGGAAGGCATCGAGCCGATTTTTGCCCCAGCCATGCAGCGATCGCAACCCACCCCCTCCCGAGTGCCGCGCTCCTGGCGCGTTCGCTGGCATCGCCGCCTGCGCTACCTCTATTTGCGGGTGATTCGCCTGCAAAGTTCCACGCCCGCGATCGCGCGCGGGATGGCAATCGGCGTGTTTGCCGGCTGGTTCCCATTCTTCGGTCTCCAAACTATTCTCAGCGTCGTGTTGGCAGCTCTGGTTCGGGGTAACAAGCTGGTAGCAGCCGCAGCAACGTGGGTGAGCAACCCGCTAACCTACGTACCGATCTATGCGTTCAACTTCCAGGTGGGCTGTTGGTTACTGGGCTGGAACGGGCGCTCGCTAGCCGAAGTGAACTGGCGCTCGTGGTCGGAGATGTCGGCAATGGGCTCGGCATTCGTCACGCGCATACTGTCCGGAAGCTTCGTAGCCGGCGTCTTTGCAGCGATCGCGGCTTACCTTCTGAGCTTGTGGCTGATCCCGCGCGTGCGCGCTTCAGTAGGGTCTGTCCGCAATCGGGTTTAG
- the thrC gene encoding threonine synthase, with translation MIVRLPSEVKSKIRPAYQAGWPGLIEAYRAYLPVTDSTPVVTLHEGNTPLIPLESIAQQIGRGVRVYAKFDGLNPTGSFKDRGMTMAISKAKEAGAQAVVCASTGNTSAAAAAYARRAGMRAFVIIPDGYVALGKLAQALMYGAEVIAIEDNFDVCMEIVRALSERYPVTLVNSVNPYRLEGQKTAAFEVVDELGDAPDWLFIPVGNAGNISAYWMGFCQYRQYGRCDRLPRMMGFQAAGSAPLLNNCPVAEPQTVATAIRIGNPANWERAIAVRDASQGAFDAVTDEDILHAYRLLGAEGVFCEPASATSVAGLLKVQARVPDEATVVCVLTGNGLKDPQSAIDHSKATLKKGITPNLESVAAALGF, from the coding sequence GTGATTGTCCGATTGCCGAGCGAAGTGAAAAGTAAAATCCGACCCGCGTATCAAGCCGGTTGGCCTGGGTTGATCGAGGCTTACCGTGCTTATCTACCGGTGACCGATTCAACACCGGTTGTGACGTTGCATGAAGGCAATACACCGCTCATTCCGCTGGAGTCGATCGCCCAGCAGATCGGCCGCGGCGTGCGGGTTTATGCCAAGTTCGACGGGCTCAATCCTACGGGTAGCTTTAAGGATCGCGGCATGACGATGGCGATCTCCAAAGCAAAGGAAGCCGGAGCCCAAGCGGTGGTCTGTGCAAGTACGGGCAACACCTCGGCGGCGGCAGCGGCCTACGCACGACGGGCGGGAATGCGCGCCTTCGTGATTATCCCAGACGGGTATGTGGCGTTAGGCAAGTTAGCGCAGGCACTGATGTATGGTGCTGAGGTCATTGCGATCGAAGACAACTTTGATGTCTGTATGGAGATCGTCCGGGCGCTATCGGAACGCTATCCAGTCACGCTGGTCAACTCCGTCAACCCGTATCGGTTGGAAGGTCAGAAGACAGCTGCTTTTGAAGTCGTCGACGAACTCGGCGACGCGCCGGATTGGTTGTTCATTCCGGTCGGTAATGCAGGCAATATTTCTGCCTATTGGATGGGGTTTTGCCAATACCGACAGTACGGGCGCTGCGATCGCTTACCCCGCATGATGGGATTCCAAGCGGCCGGTTCGGCACCGCTCCTCAACAATTGCCCGGTTGCCGAACCGCAAACGGTAGCAACTGCGATTCGCATCGGCAACCCGGCCAACTGGGAGCGCGCGATCGCCGTTCGCGATGCATCGCAAGGCGCGTTCGATGCGGTGACGGATGAGGATATTTTGCACGCTTATCGCTTGCTCGGCGCAGAAGGAGTTTTCTGCGAGCCCGCAAGTGCGACTTCCGTTGCCGGCCTGCTGAAAGTACAGGCGCGCGTCCCTGACGAAGCAACAGTGGTTTGCGTATTGACCGGAAACGGACTCAAGGACCCGCAAAGCGCGATCGACCACAGTAAAGCAACGCTTAAAAAAGGCATTACTCCAAATCTCGAGTCCGTTGCTGCCGCATTGGGATTTTAG
- a CDS encoding aldo/keto reductase — protein MKAKQTVISAPLIVGCWQLDDRSWTAIPANDVERTIDTYLAWGIAHFDTADIYGRSERLLGQILKDRSDCTLLTKAVFFGSEPTPNQVRGKIENSLRQLQRDCLDCVQVHWHDPQIDFAQTLELLTKFQDEGKIRQLGATNFDVPMLKRALEYAPIATHQVQYSLVDRRVENGMAALCQEFGIGLLPYGPLAGGFLSDKFLSMATPPPESSHARGFYYSSMVAAHGGWPPLQELLHAIAQVARKYELTIAQVALKWVAQQPGVLAPVVGFTQHRQQIEQNVSALKSEIAPADLEFLSERSAQLLQQPGDIYSYERK, from the coding sequence ATGAAGGCAAAGCAAACCGTTATTTCTGCCCCACTTATAGTCGGGTGCTGGCAGCTTGACGACCGCAGTTGGACGGCAATACCCGCCAACGACGTCGAGCGCACGATCGATACCTACTTGGCTTGGGGAATCGCTCATTTCGATACTGCCGATATCTACGGACGAAGCGAGCGTTTATTGGGTCAGATCCTCAAAGACCGCAGCGACTGCACGTTGCTCACGAAAGCCGTCTTTTTTGGAAGCGAACCAACACCGAATCAGGTGCGCGGCAAAATTGAAAACTCCCTACGCCAGTTGCAACGCGATTGCCTCGACTGCGTCCAAGTTCACTGGCACGATCCGCAGATCGACTTTGCTCAGACCTTAGAGCTGCTGACCAAATTCCAAGATGAGGGCAAAATCCGGCAGCTCGGCGCGACTAACTTCGACGTTCCGATGCTAAAACGAGCGTTGGAGTACGCTCCGATCGCGACCCATCAGGTACAGTACAGCCTCGTGGATCGCCGTGTTGAAAACGGCATGGCGGCCTTGTGCCAAGAGTTCGGTATTGGGTTATTGCCTTACGGTCCCCTAGCCGGTGGTTTTTTGTCGGATAAGTTTCTGAGCATGGCAACGCCGCCGCCAGAAAGCTCCCACGCGCGGGGTTTTTACTACAGCAGTATGGTGGCAGCCCATGGCGGTTGGCCGCCCTTGCAAGAGCTGCTGCACGCGATCGCGCAGGTGGCACGCAAGTACGAGCTGACAATCGCGCAGGTGGCACTCAAATGGGTGGCGCAACAGCCAGGCGTACTCGCACCCGTGGTGGGCTTTACTCAACACCGCCAGCAGATCGAGCAAAATGTGTCTGCTCTGAAGTCGGAGATCGCGCCGGCCGATCTGGAGTTCCTCTCAGAGCGATCGGCACAGTTACTGCAACAACCAGGCGATATCTATTCCTACGAACGCAAATGA
- a CDS encoding SRPBCC family protein: protein MAKRLELEQYGVARTNPGRCWSEECVAFNPGSRSFTFRFVSEAPDFPFPASTMIGGWEIKSAGTGSEVMVWWELTPKPRFLAPVFLPILAFNVDRDFVQIVRRMSDDALAKNMTDNTLARKHARVWLAPRFC from the coding sequence ATGGCAAAGCGCCTGGAATTGGAGCAGTACGGCGTTGCGCGGACCAATCCTGGCAGGTGCTGGTCAGAAGAGTGTGTTGCCTTTAATCCAGGCTCCCGTTCGTTTACATTCCGCTTTGTCTCGGAGGCACCGGATTTCCCTTTCCCAGCCAGTACGATGATCGGAGGGTGGGAGATTAAGTCAGCTGGCACAGGTTCTGAAGTGATGGTGTGGTGGGAACTTACTCCCAAACCACGTTTTCTAGCACCAGTTTTCTTGCCGATTTTGGCCTTCAATGTAGACCGGGATTTCGTTCAGATTGTTCGACGCATGTCAGATGATGCGCTAGCAAAAAATATGACAGACAATACGCTCGCTCGAAAGCATGCTAGAGTCTGGCTGGCGCCACGTTTTTGCTAA
- a CDS encoding endonuclease/exonuclease/phosphatase family protein, which produces MQLTIASFNLRHDRPDPDDRDWRVRCPAVVALLKHHRPDAIGTQEGKANQLLDLHRMLPEYQSVGCDRANTGKDEHCAIFFRRDRLRCLSATDFALSDTPDAIGSMTSSWSTRMPRMATLATFALNRFDGRIVFCNTHLDHESEIARKNGAALIRDRLASHTDARDFWLLSGDFNDEPESAPRATFLEPFSGDRRLDDAIASLPPPRQKSMHRYTGIGDTAIDTIYYDNRWQLTSAWVENKRWLDLLPSDHFPVFAKFEI; this is translated from the coding sequence ATGCAATTGACGATCGCCAGCTTCAACCTGCGGCACGATAGACCGGATCCCGACGATCGCGATTGGCGCGTCCGTTGCCCAGCGGTCGTCGCGCTGCTGAAACATCACCGTCCCGACGCGATCGGTACCCAAGAAGGCAAGGCCAATCAGCTGTTGGACCTGCATCGGATGCTGCCGGAGTACCAAAGTGTCGGCTGCGATCGCGCCAACACAGGCAAAGACGAGCACTGCGCGATTTTTTTCCGCCGCGATCGCCTGCGGTGCCTCAGTGCTACTGACTTTGCCCTGAGCGATACCCCCGACGCAATTGGCAGCATGACTTCGAGTTGGAGCACGCGTATGCCCCGCATGGCCACGCTGGCAACGTTTGCCCTCAACCGCTTTGACGGGCGGATCGTTTTTTGCAACACGCACCTGGACCATGAAAGCGAGATCGCTCGCAAAAACGGGGCGGCGTTGATACGCGATCGCCTCGCGAGCCATACCGACGCTCGGGATTTCTGGCTGCTCAGTGGCGACTTCAACGACGAACCCGAATCAGCCCCGCGCGCGACCTTCCTGGAGCCGTTTTCGGGCGATCGCCGGTTGGACGATGCGATCGCCTCTCTTCCTCCCCCCCGGCAAAAATCCATGCACCGCTACACGGGCATCGGCGACACCGCGATCGATACGATCTACTACGACAATCGTTGGCAGTTGACTTCGGCGTGGGTAGAGAATAAGCGCTGGCTCGATTTACTGCCGTCAGATCACTTTCCGGTTTTTGCAAAATTTGAGATTTAG
- a CDS encoding DEAD/DEAH box helicase produces MVNSFAALGLSDARVEQLEKLGFEAPTEVQAQAIPYLLQGRDVVGQSQTGTGKTAAFSLPLLECIDLENPTVQALVLTPTRELAQQVAKAMTAFACDRRQQVATVYGGQSMDRQIRSLERGAQIVVGTPGRIIDLLERGKLHLGTVSWVVLDEADEMLSMGFVDDVKKIVGQTPDNRQTAFFSATMPRGVRDLIATLLNDPIALKVERPQETPSRIEQRIYKVPRGCHKIRALQPLLELEDPESALIFVRTKRSAAEVAQKLQAAGYGVDEYHGDLSQHQRERLVQRFRSGQVKIVVATDIAARGLDVADLSHVINYDLPDSVETYIHRIGRTGRAGKTGVAITLSQFSDRRMLRQIEYKVRQTLEVRNLPNRAQIEARRLERLREQLQGALGGERIASFLPVVNSLSDEYDPHAIAAAALQLVYDQNRRDIPSLEDLEQSSRPRPPREKPRLRDVRGRERLNAGK; encoded by the coding sequence ATGGTGAATTCTTTTGCGGCTTTGGGATTGTCAGACGCTCGCGTCGAGCAGCTTGAGAAGCTCGGCTTCGAAGCGCCCACCGAGGTGCAGGCGCAAGCAATCCCCTACCTTTTGCAAGGGCGCGACGTAGTCGGACAATCTCAGACTGGGACGGGCAAAACAGCAGCCTTCTCCCTGCCGCTCTTGGAATGCATCGATCTCGAGAATCCAACCGTGCAAGCGCTGGTACTGACCCCCACGCGCGAGCTTGCCCAGCAGGTGGCGAAGGCAATGACAGCATTTGCCTGCGATCGCCGCCAACAGGTGGCGACGGTGTACGGCGGTCAGTCGATGGACCGGCAAATCCGCTCCCTAGAGCGCGGCGCGCAGATCGTTGTCGGCACGCCGGGGCGAATCATCGATTTGCTCGAACGCGGCAAACTCCACCTGGGGACCGTAAGTTGGGTCGTACTCGACGAAGCCGATGAGATGCTGAGCATGGGCTTTGTGGATGACGTCAAGAAGATCGTGGGTCAGACACCGGACAACCGGCAGACGGCATTTTTCTCGGCAACGATGCCACGCGGCGTGCGCGATCTGATTGCTACGCTGCTTAACGATCCGATTGCACTGAAAGTCGAGCGGCCGCAGGAGACCCCCAGCCGCATCGAACAGCGTATCTACAAGGTGCCGCGCGGCTGTCACAAAATCCGCGCGCTCCAGCCTTTACTCGAGCTTGAAGATCCCGAGTCGGCATTGATCTTCGTGCGCACGAAGCGTTCCGCTGCAGAAGTCGCTCAGAAGCTTCAGGCAGCTGGGTACGGCGTCGATGAATACCACGGCGACCTCAGCCAGCACCAGCGCGAGCGTTTGGTACAGCGCTTCCGTAGCGGTCAGGTCAAGATTGTTGTTGCTACCGACATCGCTGCCCGCGGTTTAGACGTAGCCGATCTCAGCCACGTGATCAATTACGACCTCCCCGATAGCGTCGAGACCTATATCCACCGCATTGGGCGGACGGGGCGAGCGGGTAAAACCGGCGTAGCAATTACGCTCAGTCAGTTCAGCGATCGCCGCATGTTACGCCAGATCGAGTACAAAGTGCGGCAGACCCTGGAGGTGCGGAATCTTCCCAACCGCGCCCAGATCGAAGCCCGCCGATTGGAACGACTGCGCGAGCAGCTTCAGGGTGCTCTGGGTGGCGAACGCATCGCCTCGTTCTTGCCGGTCGTCAACTCCTTGAGCGACGAATACGATCCTCATGCGATCGCGGCAGCGGCTCTGCAACTCGTCTACGACCAGAATCGCCGAGATATCCCCAGCTTGGAGGATCTCGAGCAATCGTCGCGCCCGCGCCCGCCGCGGGAGAAGCCTCGCCTGCGCGATGTTCGCGGTCGCGAGCGCCTCAACGCCGGAAAGTAA
- a CDS encoding MarR family transcriptional regulator codes for MADSQSLKLVFASALLHTQLLEYVAKNLHFMGFEAISPSRLEFLGALDCGVNYGAEIARQLRVSRQMVAKTVKELCQAGYLEQTEGVGKQKQILFTEQGEHLISAARTVLADLDRVFVNRFGEAQVEKIALQLEAFTWLTDRSLKTSVSQQARRVPGS; via the coding sequence ATGGCGGATAGCCAATCCCTAAAGCTAGTATTTGCTTCTGCTCTTCTCCATACCCAGTTGCTTGAGTATGTAGCTAAAAATCTACATTTCATGGGCTTTGAGGCTATCTCTCCTTCCCGGCTTGAATTCCTTGGCGCACTCGACTGTGGCGTTAACTACGGAGCTGAGATCGCTCGCCAGTTAAGGGTGTCTCGGCAGATGGTGGCCAAAACGGTCAAGGAGCTCTGCCAGGCTGGGTATCTGGAGCAGACAGAGGGAGTGGGTAAGCAAAAACAGATCCTGTTCACCGAGCAAGGCGAACATTTGATATCTGCAGCAAGAACAGTATTAGCAGATTTAGACCGGGTATTTGTGAACCGCTTTGGTGAAGCGCAGGTAGAAAAAATTGCTTTGCAACTAGAGGCATTCACCTGGCTGACTGACAGATCTCTGAAAACCTCGGTCAGTCAGCAAGCTCGCAGGGTGCCAGGAAGTTGA